A window of Aromatoleum bremense genomic DNA:
GCCTCACGCTGACCGGCAGGACGCTGATGACGATGGGCGGCGGCGAGCTGTTCGGGTTCGATCAGCCTGCACAGCGTTATTTCGATATGGGATACCCCTACGTACTGGCCAATTTCGGCCTGTTCGCGTGTCTGCTGCTGTGGGCCGCCTTCTGGCTGCTGCCGGCGCAAGGAACCGCCACCACGCGCCGCTTCCATGCGTTTGTTGCCATATATCTGGTGCTGATCCTGTGCGTCAGCGGCAATTCGGCGTTCGCCTTCAAAACCTCCGCCGTGCTGTGGTACCTGCTCGGCAGCCTCGTGGTCAGCAGTCAAACCCCGCTCCGCAAATCCGTCGGGGCGGTGGCGTCCGCCGAGCGACGCGGCCTCGACGGGCCCGGAGGATGAACATGCGGATCGCGCACGTCGTCCGCCAGTACCACCCGTCCGTCGGCGGCATGGAGGACGTCGTGCGCAATATCGCCCGGCACCAGCTCGAATCGGGGTTCCGGCCGGTGGTCGTCACGCTCGACCGGCTGTTCCGTGATCGGGAGCAGGTGCTGCCGGCGCAGGACGAAGTGGATCGGGTGCCGGTGCGGCGCCTGTCCTACGCCGGATCGTCCCGGTATCCGCTGTGTCCGCAGGTGCTGCGGCTACTCGGCGACGCCGACGTGATCCATGTGCATGGCGTGGACTTCTTCTTCGACTACCTCGCAGCGACGCGCTGGCTGCATCATCGTCCGCTGGTCGCCTCGACTCATGGCGGCTTCTTCCATACGCACTTCGCGGCGTCGCTGAAGAAAGTCTTTTTCCACACCGTGACGCGGAGCAGCGCGCGGGGCTACGACCGCATCATCGCGACCAGCGACAGCGACGGGCGGATCTTCGCGCCGATCGTCGGCAACGGGCGGCTGCAGGTCATCGAAAACGGCGTCAACGTCGGCAAGTTCCGCGCTTGCAGTGCATCGGAC
This region includes:
- a CDS encoding glycosyltransferase family 4 protein; its protein translation is MRIAHVVRQYHPSVGGMEDVVRNIARHQLESGFRPVVVTLDRLFRDREQVLPAQDEVDRVPVRRLSYAGSSRYPLCPQVLRLLGDADVIHVHGVDFFFDYLAATRWLHHRPLVASTHGGFFHTHFAASLKKVFFHTVTRSSARGYDRIIATSDSDGRIFAPIVGNGRLQVIENGVNVGKFRACSASDPVPTLIYFGRWSENKGLPAALDLLARLRRTDPAWRLIVAGREYDYSAAALRALIAARNLAAAVEVVPNPADAELAALIGRASYFICLSRHEGFGLAALEAMSAGLVPVLSDIPPFRSLVERSQVGVVVESGREDDAVASLNREHRLPRERQCRRRERAIAFAEPYDWRHVAGCYLRVYREVERAT